From the Carya illinoinensis cultivar Pawnee chromosome 4, C.illinoinensisPawnee_v1, whole genome shotgun sequence genome, one window contains:
- the LOC122306212 gene encoding wall-associated receptor kinase-like 10 — translation LSISLSQIGVSTSLGVLFLIFGGWWSYKVIKKRRRVKRKEKFFKQNGGLLLEKQLSYINNKDNVENIKLFNSKELEKATDQFSVDRIIGHGGQGTVYKGMLADGRIVAIKKSNIIDEEKLQEFINEVVILSKINHRNVVKLLGCCLETEVPLLIYEFISNGTLAQYLNGQNEEFPPTWDMRLRIAIEVAGTLFYLHSVASSPIYHRDIKSTNILLDEKYRAKIADFGISRYVTIDQTHLSTLVHGTFGYVDPEYFQSSQFTNKGDVYSFGVVLAELLTGEKAISSTGKRDAKSLATFFVSSMEGNNLFDILDSQVLKEAEKEKIITVANLAKRCLNLKGRKRPTMREVAMELEAIQMSQRASNLKQKYGEIEDVETEISEQYDVTSSLDSQSLLLSS, via the coding sequence CTATCTATTTCATTGAGTCAAATAGGTGTTAGCACAAGCCTTGGTGTATTATTTCTGATTTTTGGTGGATGGTGGTCATACAAagtgataaagaaaagaaggaggGTTAAACGCAAGGAGAAGTTCTTCAAACAAAATGGTGGACTACTACTAGAGAAACAACTATCTTATATAAACAACAAAGACAATGTTGAGAACATCAAATTGTTTAATTCAAAGGAATTGGAGAAGGCCACTGATCAATTTAGTGTAGATAGAATAATCGGACATGGTGGACAAGGCACTGTTTACAAAGGTATGTTGGCAGATGGAAGAATTGTTGCAATTAAAAAGTCCAACATAATAGATGAAGAGAAACTTCAAGAATTCATAAATGAAGTCGtgattctttcaaaaattaatcACAGAAATGTGGTTAAGCTACTTGGCTGTTGTTTAGAGACGGAAGTTCCTCTTCTAATTTATGAATTCATTTCTAATGGAACTCTTGCCCAATATCTCAATGGGCAAAATGAGGAGTTTCCACCTACATGGGATATGCGTTTACGAATTGCTATAGAAGTTGCAGGGACTCTTTTCTACTTGCATTCAGTAGCTTCTTCACCAATTTACCATCGTGATATTAAGTCTACAAACATCCTCTTAGATGAGAAGTATAGAGCGAAAATAGCAGATTTTGGAATTTCAAGATATGTTACTATCGATCAAACTCATCTAAGCACACTAGTACATGGAACTTTTGGATATGTAGACCCTGAGTATTTTCAATCAAGCCAGTTTACGAATAAGGGtgatgtttatagttttggtgTTGTTCTTGCTGAGCTCTTAACGGGAGAAAAAGCTATCTCGTCAACAGGAAAGAGAGATGCCAAAAGTTTAGCTACATTTTTTGTTAGTTCGATGGAAGGGAACAATTTATTTGACATCCTTGATAGTCAAGTTTTGAaggaagcagaaaaagaaaaaatcattacGGTTGCAAACCTTGCGAAAAGATGCTTGAATTTGAAAGGAAGGAAACGACCTACAATGAGAGAAGTTGCAATGGAATTGGAGGCCATCCAAATGTCGCAAAGAGCTTCTAACCTTAAGCAAAAATATGGAGAGATTGAAGATGTCGAAACTGAAATATCAGAGCAATATGATGTGACCTCATCTTTAGATTCACaatcattattattatcttcttaa
- the LOC122306213 gene encoding wall-associated receptor kinase-like 8 has protein sequence MCSVNPFARASEVINSSCQEDCGNVSIPYPFGIGNGCYVGDWFEIVCKSSNDSYDLGSLKPFLKKFNREVLDINITASTVRIKYPIFSSCTNGMERTNNSELEKAPFFFSDINNNFVAMGCNNDASMESIFPDHSISYGGCKSPCDRAPFTYGSSCNATNCCQTAVPSHLHAFSTVIEPKNNGRSD, from the coding sequence ATGTGCTCAGTTAATCCATTCGCGCGGGCATCAGAAGTAATAAACAGTTCATGCCAAGAAGATTGTGGGAATGTAAGCATTCCATACCCTTTTGGAATTGGAAATGGTTGCTACGTCGGAGATTGGTTTGAGATAGTTTGCAAATCATCAAATGACTCTTATGATCTGGGATCTCTAAAACCCTTTTTAAAGAAGTTTAACCGAGAGGTGCTGGATATTAACATAACTGCATCCACAGTTCGCATCAAGTATCCCATATTTTCGAGCTGTACCAATGGCATGGAGAGAACAAATAATTCGGAGTTAGAGAAagctcctttcttcttctccgaCATCAACAACAACTTCGTTGCCATGGGTTGCAACAACGATGCCTCCATGGAGTCCATTTTTCCCGATCACTCGATTTCATATGGTGGGTGCAAATCCCCTTGTGACAGAGCTCCATTCACATATGGAAGTTCTTGCAACGCCACAAACTGTTGCCAAACTGCAGTCCCTTCTCATCTCCATGCATTCTCTACAGTTATAGAGCCAAAAAATAATGGCCGTAGTGATTAG
- the LOC122306214 gene encoding wall-associated receptor kinase-like 10, with protein MYTSQRDCGNKVSIPYPFEIGNGCYVGDWFEIVCRNDSYDLGFPKPFLKRFNLEVLEIDIAVGKIRVNYAIFSSSKNHSELEKSPFVFSDNKNSFVVMGCNNSASLRSLLNDSNSFEYDVNELCENMDGSYRACFEPPTSQQMRAIVIGITTSFGVLFLLFGGWWSYKLIKKRKMIKQKEKFFKRNGGLLLQLQLSSSDHVNVESNKLFSSKDLEEATDRFNANRILGRGGQGTVYKGMLSNERIVAVKRSVMIDEEKLEEFVNEVVILSRINHRNVVKLLGCCLETEIPLLVYEFVPNGTLAHYLDDQNEFLLTWGMRLRIATEVAGALFYLHSAASSPIYHRDIKTTNILLDEKYRAKVTDFGTSRSIAIDQTHLTTLVYGTFGYLDLEYFQSSQFIEKSDVYSFGVVLAELLTGEKAISSKRTLETKSLATYFLNSMEENNLFDIIDNRVLKEAKKEEIIAVANLVKRCLNLSGKKRPTMKKVAKELEGVLQMPQNLEEVLVLKNEMFDQYNVVSTSTIASKDSSIASSLDTEPLLSSSILRRIKTS; from the exons ATGTATACCTCACAAAGAG ACTGTGGGAATAAAGTAAGCATTCCATACCCTTTTGAAATCGGAAATGGTTGCTACGTCGGAGATTGGTTTGAGATAGTCTGCAGAAATGACTCCTATGATCTGGGATTTCCAAAACCATTTTTGAAGAGGTTCAACCTGGAGGTGCTGGAGATTGACATAGCTGTAGGCAAAATTCGCGTCAACTATGCCATTTTTTCGAGCAGCAAAAATCATTCGGAGTTAGAGAAAAGTCCTTTCGTCTTCTCCGACAACAAAAACAGCTTTGTTGTCATGGGTTGCAACAACTCTGCCTCATTACGGTCCTTGCTCAATGACTCGAATTCATTTGAGTACG ATGTAAACGAATTATGTGAAAATATGGATGGGTCTTACAGAGCTTGTTTCGAGCCTCCTACCTCTCAGCAAATGAGAGCCATCGTTatag GTATTACTACAAGCTTTGGCGtattatttttgctttttggtGGATGGTGGTCATACAAACTTATAAAGAAAAGGAAGATGattaaacaaaaagagaagTTCTTCAAACGAAATGGTGGACTCTTGTTACAACTACAGCTATCTTCAAGTGATCATGTCAATGTTGAGAGCAACAAATTGTTTAGTTCAAAGGATTTGGAGGAGGCCACTGATCGATTTAATGCAAATAGAATACTTGGCCGAGGTGGACAAGGTACTGTTTACAAAGGCATGTTGTCGAACGAAAGAATTGTAGCAGTAAAAAGATCTGTGATGATTGATGAAGAAAAACTGGAAGAATTTGTTAATGAAGTGGTCATTCTTTCACGAATTAATCATAGGAATGTGGTTAAATTACTTGGCTGTTGTTTGGAGACAGAAATTCCTCTGTTAGTTTATGAATTCGTTCCAAATGGAACTCTTGCTCATTATCTTGATGATCAAAATGAGTTTCTACTCACATGGGGTATGCGATTACGAATTGCTACAGAAGTTGCAGGAGCTCTCTTTTACTTGCACTCAGCAGCTTCCTCACCTATTTATCATCGAGACATCAAGACTACAAACATACTCTTAGATGAGAAGTATAGAGCAAAAGTGACCGACTTTGGGACTTCAAGATCTATCGCTATCGATCAAACTCACCTGACCACACTAGTATACGGTACTTTTGGATACTTGGATCTTGAGTATTTCCAATCAAGTCAGTTTATAGAAAAAAGTGATGTTTATAGCTTTGGTGTTGTCCTAGCTGAGCTCTTAACAGGAGAAAAAGCGATTTCTTCTAAACGGACACTAGAAACCAAAAGTCTAGCCACATATTTCCTTAATTCAATGGAAGAAAACAATTTGTTTGATATTATTGATAATCGAGTTTTGAAAGAAGCTAAGAAGGAAGAGATTATTGCAGTCGCCAACCTTGTGAAAAGGTGCTTGAATTTGAGTGGAAAGAAACGACCTACGATGAAAAAGGTGGCAAAAGAGTTGGAGGGGGTACTGCAAATGCCGCAAAACTTGGAAGAGGTACTTGTACTCAAGAATGAAATGTTCGATCAGTATAATGTTGTTTCTACATCAACAATTGCAAGTAAGGACAGCAGCATAGCCTCGTCTTTAGACACTGAGCCATTATTATCGTCTTCAATATTAAGGCGAATAAAAACTTCTTAG